In Brienomyrus brachyistius isolate T26 chromosome 11, BBRACH_0.4, whole genome shotgun sequence, the DNA window TTGTTTTACAAATACCCACTTTCTCGGAGACAGGACTGCAATCGAGGCTGGTTGATGTTCTCCTCTTTGCCATTGAGCCAAATACGGTCCTCTTTGAATCGTGGGCTGCACGCAACTGTGGTGGTCGACTTTAACTGCAACAACCGAAAAGTCAACGAGACACACTGGGAAGCTGCGGTAATGCGACGGTCCCTCTCCGGCACTTAGGGTCCGCACGTTCATCGCTGCATCCTCACCTGATCCTGATGCAGCGTGACGCTCAGGGATGAATTGATAGGCAAAATTAAATCTTCGTCCCTCTTACCCCCTGAAAAACCGTAAATTGAACGATCAGATTGACATTCTGGTAAAGCAAATGACTGCCTTCGTCGGTTCTGAACCAGACGAGGTGCATATTACAGTGGTTAGGAAATACATGTATACAATCATAAGAGGTTTCTCAAAGGGCGCAGCGGTTTAGATATCACTTATCATCGAAAGGATTTAAGTAACATACTAGAGTCCATATGCGATTTGCACTAAACCAAAACACAGCGAGTATAAATGCCAGTTCAGAAAAacatttaaagatattcatacTCACAGTACTTTATGACTGCGATGTTTACCGGTGCTGTGCACGTCACCATCGTAATATCGTGTCCCGAGTCCCCTGGCATGTTTATTATATATTACAAATACAAATTATCCGGCGTGTTTCTAAACAGAGTTCTTATGACAGACGAACACGGGGGTAGCTCTGCGCTAGCACAGCGCGTCCCCATGCGTCTCCAACGATTGGCTGGAGTGAAGAGCACAGCAAGAGGGCTCCACCAATCGAAATTGCGCTAGGCACGTAGTAACCAATGAGAGTAATCAGGCCATGCTCATACGAAAGTAAGGTCAGACAATCGCGCAGACTCAGTacaccgaaaaaaaaaaacaccaatagTGAACATACACACGGTTTTGAGTTCTGTATGTACCATGCGCGTAACGAACTCTTCGGTTACATTATAATTGACACATATATTTGCGTTTCATTAAAATTTATTTGTAGTTTGAACTGGGTAAGAAAAATGATTAAACTAAGGaaaatatttctgcaaatttctTTACAAATTATAATAGCAAAACTATTAAGAAGAATTTCACAACTCACtttttaaacaaaattaaatttatttcaaagttGGCATTGACAGGAAAACAGAGTCTTCAGGGTCTGTATTGTTTAGATGGGTTTTACCGTTTGAAACATAAGCATGGACCAATATGAAGCTGAAATAGGCATCTGCAGTGAAGGcatttgaaaaacaaaaaaattacaatgaAAAAAGGTGCCCAATACTTTGCAGTCCACTACAGTTTGACCAATAAGCCTCCTCCACAGCACCACACTACCCAATTACTCAGTGTCCCAGCTGGCAGAATGATCTTGCAATGTCTCAGTTTATAGGCAAGAGATCAGCcatagtgtgtgtgtctccacctGAAACTATCCAGAGCCCTAATTTGCAGGGCTGCACCTGTGGGAGAAGCACCAAGCGGCCAGATTCCTAAGATCAAGGCCTTCAATTGATGGAAACGGCTCACAGGACCATTCAGCAAGGGAAAAATCAAAAATGCATTTGCCAAAAACGAGGACCCAGCTTAATTGGAACTCCTTATAAAAATGTAGCAACAGTCACACACTACACACCGCATTTGCTTCACTTCAAATGccaaagagagaaaaataaacacagaaatTAGAGGGGAAAAATACTAAAGATAAATGAGTAAGGAGTTCATACTCCCACAGGGGTAAAGGAGTCGTGTCTCGCAGGATGTATTCCTCATGCAAACAGCCGATTCTGGACAGCGTAACCTCAGACGCAACCGGTGGCCACCTCCCTACTCCACCCCCGTCATTCCCTGCTCCCCTGtcagtcttcatcctcttcgtCCGAGTCCATCACTCGTCGTCTGTTGAACTGCGACACAGACATAGCCCACATGAGAAGCAGCTGGAGTGATGAGATAGTGGCTTCAAAGCTAAATTTACCTTTGTACATTAGATTAATATTAACACCATCCAtatttattctgtcttataaCTACACCCTGCACTAGACAGTCTGAATGAAATACTACCAGATTCCAAAAAAATACAACTCATTCCTAAAGATTTTAAAGCCATATTCTCATATGTATGCATCCTGTACTTTCactatttttgtttgatgtcactgttggattAATTAACTTTATATCAGGCCCCCTTTTGAAAATGCCCCCATGGTAGCTGGTTAAGGTGCACCGGAGTATGAAGTCTGCTCAGATGGTCCATACGGTACTTCTGCTTTCAGACTAACATCTTACCTTGACTGTTGTCTTCTTCTCTGTCTGCTGACTGACCTTCTCAAGGATCTCTATCAACCCCGACTCTGAAATCTGAAAAGTAAACATTGTGTGCAGTTTTTAAACCTCAGATTCCACATATTTTGCCAAAAGAATGATCTATCCATCTAGCTGTCTGGAATTTGGCTCTCTGACAGCTGCCGGTCAGGATCATGAGGGACTGGCCTGGAGTCGAtcacaggcagcatagggcacaaggctggggtaacccctagatgggatgctggtccattacagggcatacacatgcaaatatacacacactaGCATACAGTGTGAACAATTTAAAGATGCCAATTTGCTTAAATGTATGTCTTTGAACAGTGAGAAGGAACCAGAGTGACTGCAGGAAACCTGTTGGACAGAGAGGACACACAAACCCCACAGACACAGAGCTGATTCGAGATTCAAGCCCCCAACCCAGAAGCGTTAGGCAGCAGTGCAACTCACTGAACTACTGTGCTATTCTGACGGTGGGAATTTTAATAAGTTACAAATTAATTTTTCCGGGGACTTTCTCTCATGAAAAAGCAATGAGTTCGGTAGTTTGGCCTGCAACAGCTTTTAGTTTAGTTCCACCAAAACAAGTAAACATAGCAGGGGACAGGATAACAGAAGTAAAAGCCAAGGAATGATTTTGATGCCAACTCAATGGCGTGAATCAAGCCAACCCTTATCGCTCTCACCTTCCCACCAAGCTGGCCGAAACGTGCCATCTGAATGAGGTAATTTTCCACAGCTTTTGCCTTTTCTGGCTTCACTAGAGCTAGGTTGCTCACTGGAAAAGAATACTGCGTTAAACAGCAACGCCACCTAGTGGCTGAAACAACCCAAACAGACACCAATAATAGCACCAGATGAGATTAGCTTATTATACCAACACTCACTGCTTTAATTCACTACCCATTGGTTCATATTTTGTAAAACAAAGCAACAATGCTTGCCACCTTGGGTATGATTATCAAATGCTAAAATTTCTCACCAAAAAATGATGAAATCAAAATTTCCAGGTATACTCACATCTGGCACGGGCAGATTGATCCAAGACTTGAGCCAAGATTGTGTTTCTCATGTCATTTTCTCTgcaaaaaacataaataatagcagtattattattattattaattattatttgtaaGTAAGGAAATATAATGCCAAATTAACATTACATGTATGCCTAATTCATTTATCTACAATCCGAATACAAACCACTTCAGGAACATTTACTTCTTGCATTTCTGGTCAACACAAGAATTATGATAAATGGTTTAAACTGTGTATGAACAGTGGGTGACGTCACTGTACAATAGGTACAACATGTGGCATTGAGCACATGCTGAATTTATAACAGCAGGGCCAACCCGAGGCGTGAGTGAACTAAGGGCGTAATCACACTTGGCCCGGTTGCCGTGTAGCACACCAGAGAATGACTGGaactatgtgtgcgtgtgtatgttctGTGCTCTGGTACAGTTAGCACTCACTCTGGATGCGGACCATGTCTGGGCCACCACTTCAAGCAAACCCGGGCACAGTTCGGTGTACTGTATGATCACACTAGTCAAACAAGCTAGACTTTGGGGGTCAGACGTTCTCACCTACAGAACACCTAGTGCAAGTTCACCAAGCGCCTGCTTAGAGCCTAGCAGTGTCATGCACTCTACAGCGGTCAGGAGCCGTAGCTGCTCTACGAAGAAAGCGGCAGAGGAACCAGTTCCAGGAACCCTTACCTCTGCTTAGCCTCCTCCTGCCCTTGGCCATTTGCAGATTCCTAACAAACGGAAGAAGAGCAAAGGTTACCTCCTATTCAGGTCCCGTGGGGTCACAGAGGAAGCCCGTTTCGCAGCTCACCCGTGATGGGTCACTGCATTtgttccacacacacatacatacataattgTCATTGCAACTGGGTGACATGACATCAATGCTGACCACACTGACAACATTCCTCCAGAACATTCTATCTTCTCGTCCATATCTTCATTGTTATGACAGCTGAGTCCATCTTGTTGCAATCCATCCTCTTTTACCTTCAGCTTTCCCAAAAGTTACAGTCTTTTCAAATGCACTAGGTCTTCTCGTGAAGGGCGCAATCTGGCCATCTTGGTTCCAAGTGAAAGAATAAACATTTTCCATGGCGTTCTTAAAAGTATTTTCCAGCACCAAAGTCACTGATGCTTTTCTAGTCCAGCTTTCGCATTTTTCTTTCACACAGAAAATGACCTGAACATGAAGTATCCTGAACAATTCTGATCTGAGATACATCAATACTTTTAAGATTTTTCCAACATTCTTCATCAGGGCTGTGTAGAGACTTTTTGAGGGGCAGGTGCTCAAATATTAAGAAGCGGCACTCAGTACCATTAAAGCTCGTGCACAAGTACAAATTAAATAATTTGGGGAAATCTGGCAGGTGCTCAGGCAACCCTGCCACTCCTCCTGCACATGTTTCATTCACTGCATTTACCAAGTACAAATCTCTGACATTTCTCATTGGATTCTTTTgctgaagaaatacattcatgccGCAATTATTTTGGAGGCAGGACACATGTCGTGCTTGAACAACCCTGCCCGTTACAGTGTAGTTTACAGTTTccatatggaatattattttgtTAACCTAGTTGTGCAGGATGTTTGAATTTTAAATGTAAGTAGCATGAATCTAGCCCCAATTGTTATTTGAAGTAATCTAATGTAAAACACAATTAACTGACCAAAGAAGAGAAGCTAGTTTAACAGCCAAGCTGCCATAAACCTGCAAAGCGAGGTATTTATGTCAAGCATGGAATGCATTAGCAAAAACAGCCGCCAGAAATAGGCCAGATTCCTCATTATACGCTGCATTCCTCAGCATGGCTTACCGAGTCCGGCCGATCCCACGCCACCTGGATAAAACGGGTGACACTCATTCATCCGAGAATACATCATTCTCTTAATGTTTATCACAGTTTCATTTTGTGTCAAGCTGGCATTCAGATTTCCATCGTTTTAGTGAAATATCAAAAGTGGACTTTTTGTTTTACTGTTCATAAAGTACAGGACGTCACAGCGATGCAATCCCTGCAACTGAATGTGGTGATTATAAAAATGACAAACCTGAAAAAAGGCGTAAGAAGATTTCTACAGttaacaacaaataacatttgtaaTCAATAACATATTAACGATTAGGGTGAGTAGTGCAGTTACAATGCGGAACAACCTGCATGCCAGCTACCCAGTTATCATCACCTAGGTCCCATACTGGTTATCAGTCACCAGGTAATAGTAACTAACTGGCGCCTGAAATGGGCGGAGCTTCAGAACTGCTTTCCAGAAGACAATCGCACACCCCACTAGTTACAAAACAAAAGCATTAttcaaatacacatttaaaacaaaaaaagcagcTAAATCACTTTTGATCCGTTTCAGGGGCTACACAGTTAGCTGGCACTGCGTTGGCCTACCGCGCCCGTAGGCAGAGCGCATCCACATTTAAACAAAAGCACGAGCCTCACGTAACTTCACATTTTCACCTTACCCCATGTTTGGCTTGCAGCTCGGCCATACGCTGCCGCCGGATAGCCTCCAGCTCTTCGTCCGCCATTGTCAGCGACGACACAGGGGGGAGGAAGAAACGAAGATTTCGGACCCAACGTGATACAAGCTATCAGAATCAGGGCCTCTGTCTACGCAGAGCCAATCGATCTCAGAGTCACCGTACACGCAACTAGACATAACCAATCGAGCCGGCAGAGAATGATTGATACCAAAAATAGAAGTAAATTCCAAGAATGCTCGAAAATTAATGTGCTGAAGTTGGGTTGGTATCGTTTAAGTGGGTCCAtgttgtgtttccgatttcaaAACGTCGTTAATAACACCAATGGTTTGTCACACACGCGTAAAGTACAAAGAACACGATTCTGCATTTAACTAATCATTGATTCACTAAGCATTCATagttttttaatcatttttgcATCAGTTTTGATTTTAAGCTTTATCATAGAAAGTCAGTAAACTATATTTGTAAAGGAAACAAATACAATTAATTAAGCATATATATCAGACTGTATTTTATTCAAGAATATGTTCCATCAGATAATTCAGGACGATTAATCTTTAATTAATTTAAGTAGTTATTTAATGCCAAATGAAACAAAACACACCAGATATATAAAATCgtgtaataacaataaaaattccCCAGTATTAAGTAAGCATTAAATTatgtttggtttggtttgtttCTACATAAAACAATCCATGTCTGCCCTTTTAATTTATTCATTCTTGTCTGTTGCCCATactatatatagagagagaggttAAAAGAGTGAGGTTGCTCTCTAACTCCCCCTGTAGGTGGTGTAAGAGAAGCAGCTCAGAAGCAGAGGCACATGGAACTTCTTTGTAGAATCAGTTATGGTGAAGACAACCTGGACCAAAACACAAACCAAAAGCGAGGTAAAACGTCACAAAAATGTCACCGAACCTGGACTTCTTTTGCTTTTACTTAATCTGTGACAGCTTGAGCACATAATTTAGTTTCATTAAGGGTTGGGAAATTCACCTGAGTGTTATAAACAAAAGCACACAAACGCTGGCTTTGTGGGGCCTCCCACTCACCTCAACATATGGATAGAAACACTTCTGGCCTCGGTGCTCCCAGTACTCTCCAGTCTCAAAGCGCATCTTGTACATGCCAGGTATGAAAGCCTCTCTAGTGATGAGTCCTGTACAGCGGCCATCATCGTTGGTGACCCTGCAATTACGCATCTGTGGAGTTACTGAAGCAAAGTGCAGCCTTTCACCTAAGACACTGGTGCAGCCGGTGGACCGAGACGAAGGCTGTCTCCAGGCatgtgttggggggtgggggaaggggggggatgggtgcctGAGCACCTGCTGCTTTTACCCTAAAAAATGGAAAGGCCCCATTTGATGTTTTATGTGCCACTTTTCAATAACCTGGTGGCAACATCCCACCCCTCGTTCGGCAACATTTACCAGGGGGACATGTGACTGACTGTCACTGTCTTACATACCGATATTTATACGATATCGAACACCCGATTCACATCTTGAAGCCAAGGTTATTGGGCACTTGGGAACAGAGGAACCTGGTCTGTTTCTTAGTGATATCAGAACTGTGGAAAACAGTTGATGTGATGGTGAGAATGCGTTTGCTGAGAAAGTTAGTCACATGGCAGAGAGTATGTTTCACAAGTCCGTATCTGACACAGCACGGGAATACCATCCACCACAGGATCTGAAGTCTCAATTTTCCCAGAACTATTTCTGCTGTGAAATCTCGTTTGTAATTATTCGAAAAACAATAGGCCTGTGCAAAATAATAACGATAGTTCCCAAGCTGTTGGCTGCGTGACTCATGACGAGagccttcatcatcatcatcatgctgCCCTACCCCGTGGACAGAAGGCTCCAGACTGCCAGGCTGGTGTCTAGGCGGTGCAGACTGAGGGCCATATGGGACCCTGGGACGCCCTCTGCAGTGTTCAGCACATGGGTGGTGAGTGGGCTGCCCTCAGGAGTGGCCATTTCTGAGCACTGGGTGGGGAGCATCAAAGCAAGAATAATGAATATAGTCCAACCCTTCAAGGGGGACAAAGAATTACTTGTAAAATCATCTGTGGTAGCACAGTTGACTTTAATTCACATCTTTGTTACAAAATTGTGTGATTTTTTATCGTTTGTTAAATATTTGGAAATAtgcataataataaaacatatgcgTTTGTGTGTGCGCATTACACCAGTATCTTTTTTGCACTAAAAACCAAAATGATTCTGTAAGAAATTAGTGAGGGCAGTACAATTGATCAATTACTTAATATTAATGTGCGCAGATAAATGGCACATATGACATGAAAACAAATAGGAGCATTTCACTTTAATGTAGTATtctgtcaaaataaaattatattcttGTCGGAAACCCAAGGGAATTGCGCAAATATGCTGTAAATTCCCCTATACAGAGCAGCCGGCGACAACGTCACGTATTGCGTAAATTAGTGTTAATACATGTCTTTCAGATAGTCTAAATGATTCGGTTTAAGAAGACGCAGGTACATGCGTTTCGTTATAGATGCAAAACAGGctactttttaaataataaacacaTGTATGTTTTACATTAAATGTGACGTAATTAATCTCTAAATCGTTTACTGCATCGATGATAAAATGGGAAAGTAGAAAACAGTACCTGATTTTCAGACAGAATGTGATCCTTTATGCGTTTTAATCGGTTTGAACTCATGCACACGGTCTTCGTCGTAATGACAATTAGTAGCTGAACCGGCCTATAAAGGCAGGGATTGCGACGTGTTAATTCAAATATCGGACAAAGACTCAAATCTCAATCAACaatgtcaaatgctgctgtccTTCCCAGTCCACTTTCGCAAACACACGCGTCTTTTGTTGTACGCAGTTTACAAACAACTATTTTGTTGTCCATATGACAATTTGCATTTAGCCAACGAGAACGCATTAATCACATAGTATTTATGACTTGAATTGC includes these proteins:
- the pdcd5 gene encoding programmed cell death protein 5 isoform X1 encodes the protein MADEELEAIRRQRMAELQAKHGVAWDRPDSESANGQGQEEAKQRENDMRNTILAQVLDQSARARLSNLALVKPEKAKAVENYLIQMARFGQLGGKISESGLIEILEKVSQQTEKKTTVKFNRRRVMDSDEEDED
- the pdcd5 gene encoding programmed cell death protein 5 isoform X2, which translates into the protein MADEELEAIRRQRMAELQAKHGESANGQGQEEAKQRENDMRNTILAQVLDQSARARLSNLALVKPEKAKAVENYLIQMARFGQLGGKISESGLIEILEKVSQQTEKKTTVKFNRRRVMDSDEEDED
- the LOC125751932 gene encoding 5-hydroxyisourate hydrolase-like yields the protein MSSNRLKRIKDHILSENQCSEMATPEGSPLTTHVLNTAEGVPGSHMALSLHRLDTSLAVWSLLSTGVTNDDGRCTGLITREAFIPGMYKMRFETGEYWEHRGQKCFYPYVEVVFTITDSTKKFHVPLLLSCFSYTTYRGS